In Bacteroidota bacterium, the sequence TATCGAGCACTGTGACGAGCGTGGGATCACTAATCCCATTCGCGACTTGCGAAGAACCAGCGGCCAATTCATGCAACTCTGCTGGGAATGCCGTCGTGATTTCGGCTGGTCCCGAAAATGAAAGCACGGCGCGATTGCCGGGTGCAAACCCTGGGATGCCATTGACTGTGTAGTTAAACGGGCGGTCGCTTGTCAGCATCGCCCGGACATTATCCGCAACGATTCCATCGTCATTCCCAAGCGGTGCGATAAAGAAGTGAGTGCCCCAATGGCTTTTGCCAAGGATCTCGTCCATCAATTCATTGCAGGACTCTGCGGCAAGCGGAACATACGCGCACGTCGTGCCGACGATAACGCTGACCGGATTCGAAGCTTCAACGATCGAGTTTGCCAAAGATGACGGGAAGGGTTGGCCCGACGTATCGGCCTTGACGATATAACATTCGCCAGCATTCAGTTGTATCGAGAAGGGAACGCCTGCAGGCTGCCCCAACATGGTTTCGACGCTTGGTGTGATCGTAACGCGAGTCCCTTCGGCCAGCGAGGTCACGAGGATTTCATTGTGATTCTGCTCGCCAACGTCATCCCATAATCCCCATTCAGCAACCACATAACTTGTATCGAGGACCTCGTCCGGGTACAGTTGGGTGGCATCTCCAGCTTCGAGGACGTAATCATGCAGCGTAAGGCTGACTGGTTCACTCGTATGGACACGAAGGCCCTTAAAGGTCCTCCCTAAATCCAAACTATGCTTGAGATTTTCGGGTAGCGTGAGAATAGTGGGAGCCACCGCCGAGAAAGTAAAATCCTGTCGGTAACCGCTCGGTGAAGCGATCGTCCCGCTGCCACTAAATGGGCTTACGATCGTCAGCGTAAGCGCAGATGACGTGGTGTCGGCACCGGGGAGATTCTCCGGCCCTTCGATAATGCCGAACGTAAAACTCTGTCCCGCGAGTGGCAACGGTTTCTGTGCAGATGCAGACTCATAACTCCACCCGAGCGCGACAATTGACAGACCGAGAATTAGCGGAAGAGATCGCATGCCTTCAGAACACCATTTGATGCGCTTGGTTGCGGGAATATCACGGCAATCGCCACGCTCTTCGATCTCCCGAGATATTTCCGGAAAGATGAAGTCAGTGAAATGGCACTCTTTGCCGTTGCGTCGTTTGGTGGGGTGTTTTGCGAACGTCCCGTGCGCCAGAGCCGTTTGCAGGTGCAATGAAGCAATACAAACGCGCGCTGGTGATCGGCGCATCTTCGGGAATTGGTCGCGCACTGACAGAACAGTTGCTCGCAGAGGGGGCATTCGTCGCATTGGTTGGTCGCAACAGGACAGCAATGGAGGCGATTGAGGAGAATCTCAAACACCCCGCATCCAGTCCAGCTGCTAAGGGAGAAAGGGGCAAGGCCTTCATTTATCCACACGACGTTCGCAATTATTCCGAAGTCCCGGCGCTATTCCAACAAGTTACACACGATCTCGGTGGCCTCGACCTCGTGATTTACAACTCTGGCGTAATGTTCACATTGGATGAGCATGAGTACTCATTCGAGAAGGACCGCGAAGTCATTGAAGTAAACGTGCTTGGTGCATTCGCATGGTTTGATGAAGCCGCAAAGCGATTCGAGCAAACCAGGGGCGGGACGATTGTTGGAATTTCTTCCGTCGCAGGCGATCGTGGTCGTCGCGGAAATCCCGCTTACGGTACATCGAAAGCCGCACTCACGACGTTCCTAGAATCGCTTCGAAATCGGCTCTCGCGGTTTGGCGTGAAAGTCGTGACGATCAAACCTGGTTTTATCGATACGGAGATGACTCGCGGCAAGCCCGGACTCTTCTGGCTCATTACGCCGGACGAAGCGGCAAAGCAAATCCTCCACGCTGCACGCAGCGGGAAATCGACGGCGTATATTCCCGGTCGGTGGCGTGCTGTCTCCTTCGTGCTTCGCAGCATTCCATCATTCATTTTCAAGCATTTGCCGGTTTGATGCAAGCCACGAACACGCAGCACAGAACACTTCCGATCGATCATCTCGAACCGCTCAAAGGTTGGGGCGGGGCGGTGGAGTCGGCAGCGTACGTATTTCGGCCATCGACGGTCGAGCAACTCAAAGAGGCAATTCAGGTTGCTCGCGATACCGGGCGCACAATTACGCTCCGCGGTGCGGGTCGAAGCTATGGTGATGCCGCGCTCGGTCGCGAGAATATCACGATCGATTTTACCCGGATGAATCGCATTCTGGCATGGGATCCGTCATCGGGTATTATTACATGCGAGCCCGGAGTCACGATCGCGCAACTGTGGCGGTATATCATCGAAGACGGCTACTGGCCCCCTGTTGTGCCGGGGACGATGTTCGTGACGCTTGGCGGTGCGCTGGGAATGAATCTTCACGGCAAAAACAACTTCAAGGCTGGCCCAATTGGCGACCATGTGCTCGCCTTCGATTTTGTTGCGGCCTCCGGTGAGGAATTTCATATTAGTCGCGAGGCCGAGTCCGAACTCTTCTTCTCTATTATTGGCAGCTTCGGGATGCTCGGTTGCTTCACGCGTATTACTTTGAAAATGAAACGCGTGTATTCCGGTGATCTCGATGTCAAGGTCTTCGAGTGTGATAATCTGCACGAGTTGTTCAAGGTCTACGACTGGCAAATAGCAGAGTCGGATTATCTCGTCGGCTGGATCGATGCGTTCGCGGTTGGGGCCGCCTTTGGTCGTGCAATTGTGCATCAGGCGAATTATCTCGCTGCGGGTGTCGATCCGATGCCTGCGCAAACGCTTCGAGCCGAACATCAGGACTTGCCAGAGACTATCGTCGGACTCGTTCCGAAGTCGATCGTTTGGGTATTTTTGCGACCGTTTACAAATGCCTTCGGAATGAAGTTCGTCAATTGGGCGAAGTTTCTCTCGTCGAAGATTAGTCCCAAGAAACAATTTCGTCAGGCGCATGCGGCATTTGCGTTCTTGCTCGATTATGTTCCAAATTGGAAAAAATCGTACGGGCCGATCGGACTGATACAGTATCAGTCGTTTATTCCAGAAGAGAACGCGGAGGAGGTATTCCGCAAACAAATCGCCTTGTGCCAAAAGGAGAACCTCGTGCCGTTCCTCGCGGTCTTCAAACGGCATCGACCAGATTCATTCCTGATGACGCACGCCGTCGATGGATACTCGCTCGCATTGGATTTTAAGGTCACAAGAAGAAACCGATCGCAGCTCTGGAAATTAACAGAGAACCTGAACGCGCTTGTACTTCAGGCCGGTGGCCGATTTTACATGGCCAAAGATGCCACGCTTACCCGGGAAGCCTTCCGGCAATATCTCGGCGCGGATACCCTTGCACGATTCCGCGAGCTCAAACGCCGGTTCGATCCCGATGACTTGCTCCAGACCGAATTGTCGCGCCGTTTACTGATGTCGGACTGAATCCGCACATCCAATCTGGGCATCTACCGTTAATAATCTTTATTCTATGTTCGCCAATTTCATTCCTGTCGGGTTCGACCATATCATCACTGGCTATGACCATCTGCTTTTTCTCGGCGCACTCATCGTCGCCAGTCGCCGGTGGCAAGATCTGCTCGCCGTCATCTCTGCCTTTACGATCGCGCATACGATCACTATCTTCCTGACGGTATTTGGTTTTCTTTCGCTGCCATCGCTCTTTGTCGAGTCGCTCATCGCGCTCTCGATTGTTTACGCGGCGGCCTCCAACCTTGTATTGAAGCATAGCGATAATCGCTGGCTTCTCGCTGGTGCCTTTGGGCTGGTTCATGGCGCCGGGTTTTCCGGCTTGCTCGCTGCAATGGTGCATCCAATGATTGGCACTGCAGCCGCATGGACTGCCATCTTTGGTTTTAGTACTGGCATCGAGTTGGGGCAACTTTCTCTTATCGTGCTACTCTATCCATTGATCGTTTGGGCCCGAAAAACCAATCGTCAACGTCTGCTTGTCCGTTGGCCTTCCGGAGCGATTGCTGTCGCCGGAACGGTATTGTTGGTGCTTCGCCTCGCCGGTGGTGCGTTCTAAGTGGGACGATTCTTGCCATTAATCTTCGCTCATAGCGGCTGAGAACTGAACTTAGCCACCCAAACGGCCATTTTAGCTGTTGCACACTAGTTGCTTAGTGTGGAGCGATAGTTTTATTCACTTTTCTCTGGGTGCAGAACGAAGAGCCACGAAACATTCCTGAGCGAACGGATGAGCCCTCCGTCGCAGGATCGCGCCTTCACCGAAGAAAGCGTCGTCTCGTGGTTCTTATTTTGTTTTGGACTGTCAGCTCATTGCTGTTTGTCGGACTTGCCGTGCTTCTGATTATTCAGTTGCCAGTCTTCAAGCGTCTCGTGGTCAATGAATTGGTCAAGACGATTGAGTCTTCGACCAATGGGACGCTCGTCGTGAAAACGATCGATGGCAATCTCCTTCAAGGCTTTATCATGCGGGATGTCACCCTTCAACTTAAGACCGGAACGAAGTATGACTCGGTCAATCTCATCCATGCGGATGAGCTGCTTGCTCGTTACTCCGTGGTCCGGTGGCTTCGAAAAGATGAGATCGGGATTACAAGTCTGGTGCTTGTTCGACCGACGATCCGGCTCGTAAAATTTGCTGGCGATACCACCTGGAATTACAGTCTGCTGACGAAGTACGTCCCAACAGCGCCAAAGGCTCCTCGAAAACCCTTTACACAGATTCTCGATCTCGCGGGATTGCGTATTCAGGATGGAAGCATTTTCATGCGAGACTACAATTTCCCGGCGCGTCCAACGAAAGTCGTTGGGGCGGCCGAGGCCCGGGTCAAAGAAAAGGAGATAGACTGGTCCGACCTCGATATCGAGGGGCTCGACTTCGATGGCAGGTTTTATGCGCATGGATCTACTGCTCAATCGGCGCGGGTAAACCACTTGCGGTTTACGGAAACGCACAGCGGGTTCTTCGTACAGCATCTCGAATTCGCAGGGTATTTGGATTCGATTCAGGCACGAATGGACCATGCGAAGATCACGACCGGACATACCGACATCGGGTTCTCGTTAGAAGTCTCACCCCCAAGAAGTCTACAAGCCGGGCAGATCACCTCCATTCAGCATTCCTCGATCAAGCTTGCAATGAAGGGGCCGGTCATCAGTACGTATGAATTGAAGCAGTTCCTGCCAAGCGCACTGGGATTCCTGGGAGGATCGCCAGGTATTGACTTGGATTGTTCTGGAGAGTTCGGTGCTCTCAAGATTAAACGCCTTTCGCTGGATTTCAAAGGACGTGGCGGGATCACAATCGTGGGCGACCTCAAGAATTTGCATCATCCCGATTCGCTATGGATGAACCTCGCGCTCGAAGCCCGGAATCTCACGAATGCAACGCTCGATGCCTATGTGCCGGGCTTGCACCTTCCGAATCTCAGCCGGTTTGGTACTATGACGATTCCGCGCCTGACATTTACCGGTGAGCCTCTGAATTTCCACACGGTGTTCGATGCGCGTTCCACCGGCGCAGGAAATATCGCCGCCGATGCGATCATGGATTTTCGTCACTCGAAAATTCAATACCGCGCCGGGATAAGAACGAAGGCCTTCAATTTTGCAGCGATCATTCCGAAGCCGGAGTACGAGACAAGTATCTCCGCGGACGGTACGCTCGCGGGTACCGGAACAAACTGGAAGACGCTTGCCACAACTCTTGGACTCAAGGCAACAGAGCCTTCGATCGTCGCCAAGCGACAAATCCAGACGTTCGATCTGGCTGGGAGTATGAAACTGGGCCATGTAAAGATCGATCGACTGATTGCCACGCTCGCCGGTGGGCCGGAAGTGAACGTGCGTGCTGCTTCGGCCGATCTGCTTTCTCCGACGTTACCATTCGCATTTGATGGTACCGTCAACGATCTGAAACTCACGGATGTATTGAGTGGCAAACAGGGAAATCCTGCTCGCCTTAGCTTCGATGCAACGGTAGTTGGAACAGCCATGAATCTCGAGGATGCCACGGGCACATTCAAAGGCAAGCTATTTGATTTGGAGTATCGAGGCCGGCCACTGAATGATGTCACGATCGATGCGAAGTTGGCGCCCCTCCGTGCCGGGGATAATAATCTTGAACTGTCCAGCGACATTGCGAACATAACCATCCAGCACCGTTTTGGTCTTGCGGATCTGATGCATACCCTTCCCGAGCACGTCAATGCTCTGATGATCGCTATCAAGGATCGGGATTTTCCGGAATCCGGCGTTCATACTCCGCTTCAAAATATTTGCTCTGATTCGATTGATTTTGATTATGATATCCGTATTAAAGACTTGCGCCCCTTGGCGGATTTCTTACCGGAAACATTCTTGTTGGCCGAGGGAGATCTCAACGGAACCGTCGCTGGCTGTCCAAAGGGCGATCTGAGTTTCACGATGCGAGGAGACAGTATTGGCTTCATCATGCGTAGCCGACCAGGCAGCGGAGATTCTCCCCTGGCCGCCGCAGATACGAGCGTCGGTTTGGCGTTCGATAATCTTATCCGAGGTATCACTCATGATTCGACATCCAAAACCGACACGGCAAGGCATACGCCACTTTCGTTGCCGCAGTTTGGCGAAGGGACTCCGCGCATCCATGTGACGCCTACATCATTTCGGTTAGAGGCCGAAAATCTTTCCATCGATCCAAAGCTGGTACTCGATCATTTGTCGGCGAAGCTTGCATTCGCGAGCGATTCAGTGATACGGCTCGGATCAGCGTTGTTCTTCAAGCCGATGGTTGATCTCGAGTACAAGAATCAAGTCCTCGATTTTAATTTTGCCTCAGTATACAACGATGCGATCGGACTGCATGTCGCGGGGAGTGCAAAGTTTCCAAATCACGCGTTTGATTTTGCGCTGGACACGATCAGTGCGGTCTATTTCAACAGCGCACAAATGGACCGAGAGTATCGCTGGATGAATGAAGGAGTCTCCCATGTGCTCGTCGATCAGAGTGGCACGGTCACCATTGATACCCTGCGGCTTGTTCACCCGCTTCGTCATTTTGACAACGAATATCATACGTTTGCTTTGCGCGTGAACGTGGGTGGGACATTGCACCATGATAGTGTGGATGCTTGGGCCCGCGTGCCTGGATCCGGATTCAACCTTGAAGATCTCGACCGGGTATTACCCGGTGCACGGTCAGCGGCGTTCGTAAATTATGGTGGCGAAGTCAGGGATCTTGCGGTTGATCTCCATGGCACGCTGGAACGTCCGGAGATCGCAGCCCGCTTGAGGATCGACTCGATGACATACGGACCGGCCGAATATCAGATCACCTTTGACTCGAATTATCTCGATCTGACCTATCGAAATCAGATACTCCAAGGTACGATCGATATGCATGTAGCGCGCATTCAGACCCCAAATGGAGTGCAGTCATTCGGAATCGATTCGACGAGTGCGCTGACGGCCCGGATTCAAAGCATTCCGATGCTCTTCGCCCTGAAGCACGGTCCGACCTTCGTGGCCGATAGCCTGGCGAGCCTAAAATTGCCTGTCTCCGCTCGCATCGACGCATCGCATTTCCCCGTTGACGTGGCGACACCATTTCTGCCGGTCTTTACTGCGATGACCGGAACCGCCGATCTTCATTTTTCCGCAACCGGCACGCGCGAAAATATCGTGTATGGGGGCTCTGCAACGATCACGAATGGCGAGATCCTTCTGGGCGTGAATAACATGTGGTATCGGGTCGACGGGCCACTATCTTTTGCCAATAATTCGCTTCGGCTAAATAATATCGCGCTTCGTAACATCGATGCGGATGATCCTGATGGCCGCGCAACACTCAATGGCCACTTCGATTTCTCCGGCTTTACCATAACCAATTTTGATATTGCAGCTCGTTCCGACCGATTGATGGTCCTGTCAGACGATTCCC encodes:
- a CDS encoding HupE/UreJ family protein — protein: MFANFIPVGFDHIITGYDHLLFLGALIVASRRWQDLLAVISAFTIAHTITIFLTVFGFLSLPSLFVESLIALSIVYAAASNLVLKHSDNRWLLAGAFGLVHGAGFSGLLAAMVHPMIGTAAAWTAIFGFSTGIELGQLSLIVLLYPLIVWARKTNRQRLLVRWPSGAIAVAGTVLLVLRLAGGAF
- a CDS encoding SDR family NAD(P)-dependent oxidoreductase, producing the protein MKQYKRALVIGASSGIGRALTEQLLAEGAFVALVGRNRTAMEAIEENLKHPASSPAAKGERGKAFIYPHDVRNYSEVPALFQQVTHDLGGLDLVIYNSGVMFTLDEHEYSFEKDREVIEVNVLGAFAWFDEAAKRFEQTRGGTIVGISSVAGDRGRRGNPAYGTSKAALTTFLESLRNRLSRFGVKVVTIKPGFIDTEMTRGKPGLFWLITPDEAAKQILHAARSGKSTAYIPGRWRAVSFVLRSIPSFIFKHLPV
- a CDS encoding FAD-binding oxidoreductase, with protein sequence MQATNTQHRTLPIDHLEPLKGWGGAVESAAYVFRPSTVEQLKEAIQVARDTGRTITLRGAGRSYGDAALGRENITIDFTRMNRILAWDPSSGIITCEPGVTIAQLWRYIIEDGYWPPVVPGTMFVTLGGALGMNLHGKNNFKAGPIGDHVLAFDFVAASGEEFHISREAESELFFSIIGSFGMLGCFTRITLKMKRVYSGDLDVKVFECDNLHELFKVYDWQIAESDYLVGWIDAFAVGAAFGRAIVHQANYLAAGVDPMPAQTLRAEHQDLPETIVGLVPKSIVWVFLRPFTNAFGMKFVNWAKFLSSKISPKKQFRQAHAAFAFLLDYVPNWKKSYGPIGLIQYQSFIPEENAEEVFRKQIALCQKENLVPFLAVFKRHRPDSFLMTHAVDGYSLALDFKVTRRNRSQLWKLTENLNALVLQAGGRFYMAKDATLTREAFRQYLGADTLARFRELKRRFDPDDLLQTELSRRLLMSD